One Labrus mixtus chromosome 12, fLabMix1.1, whole genome shotgun sequence DNA segment encodes these proteins:
- the tcf21 gene encoding transcription factor 21, with the protein MSTGSLSDVDDELLDGLLKFGSSGKDSNESTEESSNCEGTCANDAPGKKRKTASRKTAPKGVALQEGKHGQRNAANARERARMRVLSKAFSRLKTTLPWVPSDTKLSKLDTLRLASSYIAHLRQILANDKYENGFIHPVNLTWPFMVAGKPETDLKEMLNTTRLCGTTAS; encoded by the exons ATGTCCACCGGGTCCCTTAGTGATGTCGACGACGAGCTCCTGGACGGCCTCCTGAAGTTCGGCTCCTCGGGGAAGGACTCCAACGAGAGCACCGAGGAGAGCTCCAACTGCGAGGGCACGTGCGCGAACGATGCGCCGGGCAAAAAGAGGAAGACTGCGTCCCGGAAAACTGCACCCAAGGGTGTGGCTCTGCAGGAGGGCAAGCACGGACAGAGGAACGCGGCGAACGCACGGGAGAGAGCAAGGATGCGCGTCCTGTCCAAAGCGTTCTCCCGGCTGAAGACGACCCTGCCTTGGGTACCATCAGACACCAAGCTCTCCAAACTTGACACGCTGCGCCTTGCGTCCAGCTACATCGCTCACCTCCGGCAGATACTGGCCAACGACAAATATGAGAACGGATTTATCCACCCTGTTAACCTG ACGTGGCCTTTCATGGTTGCAGGGAAGCCGGAGACCGATTTGAAGGAGATGCTGAACACAACAAGGTTATGTGGAACAACAGCGTCCTGA